CCTTCCTTGGGCCAGTCAATCAATTCCGTGGCATGCTGGAGCGGGACCAGCTTCTCGACTTCGGCCTCCTCGTCGGCCAACTCGGCCCCCTGTCTCTGCTCCTTCACCTTGACCCAGAAGAGAGGATCGCCCACCGTGTCGAGACCTTCGCGCTCGGACGCGGCAAGGAACCCGCTGCCCACGAGCTGCGTCTTCAACTGGTCTCCGACATCCGAGGCGAATCGCTTTTCCACCAGCTTGAGCGGCGCGTGGCCCTTGCGAAATCCGGGAATCACGGCGTCCCGCCGCAACTCGTCGAACTCCTTCGTGAGGCGACCATCGAGAAACTCCCGAGGGATCGTCACGGTCAGCTTGACGCGAAGCGGACCGACATCCGACTTCTCGACCCCGATGGCTTCCTTCAGCTCCGCCAACGCCTGTTCTTCGTCGCTGAGCTCGCCTGCCTCGGCGTCGGCGCCGGCCTCCTCGACCAGCTCGACGGCCTCGCCTTCCTCAAGTTCCTGCTCAATGGCCTTGTCCTGGTCCGCCATGAAGACGCTCCGTTGACCTCCGTCCAGCGATTTCCGGCCCCGGCGCTCCCATAAACCCGCACCGGGGGCAAGCCGATCAAGCTAACAGAGGCCGCGCGCCTCGGCAACCGGGGTTGCCGCCACCGGCGGCGCCATGCCAGTAATTCGCGACCGGGGCGTACCTTTGCCGGTATCCCGTGGCGCCGTACAATGCGCTAACCTCGGTCGCATCCAGTCATCAGAGTCCGATCTGTGGAGTGAATCGAACATGAGCGCTATTCTTGATCTGCTCGGCAAGGACGCGAACGCCCTCCTGTCCCACAAATGCCAGACCATCGACAAGTCCATGCTGCACCTGCCCGGGCCGGATTATGTCGACCGCATCTTCGCGGCGACGGATCGCCCCGTGCCGGTGCTTCGCAACATGCAGTCCATCTTCAACACGGGCCGCCTCGCCGGGACCGGCTATTTGTCCATCCTGCCCGTGGACCAGGGCATCGAGCACAGTGCCGGCGCGTCCTTCGCCCCCAACCCCATCTACTTCGATCCCGAGAGCATCGTGAAGCTCGCCATCGAAGGCGGGTGCAACGCCGTCGCCTCCACCCTCGGCGTCCTCGGCGCCACCGCCCGCAAGTATGCCCACAAGATTCCCTTTGTGGTCAAGATCAACCACAACGAATTGCTCACCTATCCCAACAAGTACGATCAGATCATGTTCGCCAATGTGAAGCAGTGCGCGGACATGGGCGCCGCGGCCGTGGGCGCGACCATCTACTTCGGCTCCGACGAATCCACCCGCCAGATTCAGGAAGTCGGCGAGGCCTTCCAGATCGCCCACGAGCTGGGCATGGCCACGATTCTCTGGTGCTACCTGCGGAACAACGCCTTCAAGAAGGACGGCACCGATTACCATCTGGCGGCCGACCTGACGAGCCAGGCCAACC
This region of Phycisphaerae bacterium genomic DNA includes:
- a CDS encoding class I fructose-bisphosphate aldolase — translated: MSAILDLLGKDANALLSHKCQTIDKSMLHLPGPDYVDRIFAATDRPVPVLRNMQSIFNTGRLAGTGYLSILPVDQGIEHSAGASFAPNPIYFDPESIVKLAIEGGCNAVASTLGVLGATARKYAHKIPFVVKINHNELLTYPNKYDQIMFANVKQCADMGAAAVGATIYFGSDESTRQIQEVGEAFQIAHELGMATILWCYLRNNAFKKDGTDYHLAADLTSQANHLGVTLEADIIKQKQPENNGGFTAINFGKTNKAVYEKLTSDNPIDLTRYQIAGCYMGRIGLINSGGASGQNDFHDAAKTAVINKRAGGMGLISGRKAFQRPMSEGVKLLNIIQDVYMDKSITVA